In one window of Cytophagaceae bacterium ABcell3 DNA:
- the ftsH gene encoding ATP-dependent zinc metalloprotease FtsH — protein MSKNEPDKKDPQDTNNPDISGGYLKYLIYFLLFLMVMFWLWSPGGPAEITWTDFEEMVKNKKVESVKVIDREIAEVTLREDVEVNEEINDEDTPALFETTGAQYQFNIGTPEIFEDRLWRIQREFPEDEQAEVIYTSSTDWSWLLILAFPLLLLILIFSWGRRMSKGGAGGNMFSFGQSKAKMFTSHDKLGVSFKDVAGMEEAKAELQETVDFLKHPQNYTKLGARIPKGVLLAGPPGTGKTLVAKAVAGEAQVPFFSLSGSEFVEMFVGVGASRVRDLFNKAKEKAPCIIFIDELDAIGRSRGKNNSMGGANDERENTLNQLLTEMDGFTPNSGVIVLAATNRGEVLDKAIMRPGRFDRHIYLELPNNKERKDIFQVHMKHLNLEENVNTETLASQTPGFSGADIANVCNEAALLAARRKKKKVGQPEFSDALDRIVGGLENRSSVLSPEEKKTVAYHEAGHALATVLLKGIEGVVKVTIIPRGKSLGATWNKPEELKLLSLSKLKNEIKIMLAGRAAEDVIFEEVTSGALDDLERVSKQAYGMIAYYGLGEKVGNISYYDSSGQESFQKPYSEETGKMIDQEVRKLVDECYQDIKNMFLKQKNKLESIGKVLLEKEVIYRDDLKEILK, from the coding sequence ATGAGCAAGAACGAACCGGATAAAAAAGATCCACAAGATACTAACAACCCTGACATTTCAGGAGGATATTTAAAATACTTAATCTACTTTTTGCTGTTTCTAATGGTAATGTTCTGGCTTTGGTCTCCTGGCGGACCTGCCGAAATTACATGGACTGACTTTGAGGAAATGGTAAAGAATAAAAAAGTAGAAAGTGTTAAAGTAATAGATAGGGAAATTGCAGAAGTAACTTTGCGAGAAGACGTAGAAGTGAACGAGGAAATAAATGACGAGGACACTCCTGCTTTATTTGAGACCACAGGCGCACAATACCAATTTAACATAGGTACACCAGAAATTTTTGAAGATAGGCTGTGGCGTATCCAAAGAGAATTTCCTGAAGATGAGCAAGCGGAAGTCATATATACTTCTTCTACCGATTGGTCGTGGTTACTCATTTTGGCCTTTCCCCTTTTACTTCTTATTCTAATCTTTTCCTGGGGGCGGCGCATGAGCAAAGGCGGCGCAGGAGGCAATATGTTCTCCTTTGGCCAATCAAAAGCTAAAATGTTTACTAGTCATGATAAGCTAGGAGTAAGTTTTAAAGATGTAGCAGGGATGGAAGAAGCAAAAGCAGAGCTACAGGAAACGGTAGATTTTTTAAAACATCCTCAAAATTATACTAAACTAGGTGCTAGGATACCAAAAGGGGTACTGTTGGCCGGCCCTCCCGGAACAGGTAAAACATTAGTAGCCAAAGCTGTGGCAGGTGAAGCACAAGTTCCATTTTTCTCATTATCAGGCTCTGAATTTGTAGAAATGTTTGTTGGAGTAGGTGCTTCTAGGGTAAGGGACTTGTTTAATAAAGCCAAAGAAAAAGCCCCCTGCATAATTTTTATAGATGAGTTAGACGCCATAGGAAGATCTAGGGGCAAAAACAATTCGATGGGCGGTGCCAATGACGAAAGGGAAAATACATTGAACCAATTGCTCACCGAAATGGATGGCTTCACCCCAAATTCAGGGGTTATAGTATTAGCCGCTACCAACCGAGGTGAAGTATTGGATAAAGCTATTATGAGGCCTGGTCGTTTTGACAGGCATATATATCTAGAACTCCCAAACAACAAAGAGCGAAAAGATATATTTCAAGTGCACATGAAACACTTAAACCTAGAAGAGAATGTAAACACTGAAACGCTTGCTTCTCAAACCCCGGGATTTTCCGGTGCCGACATAGCAAATGTTTGCAATGAAGCTGCACTATTGGCCGCCAGAAGGAAAAAGAAAAAAGTAGGCCAACCGGAATTCTCTGATGCCTTAGACAGAATCGTGGGTGGACTAGAAAACAGAAGTAGCGTACTTTCTCCAGAAGAAAAAAAGACAGTTGCTTACCATGAAGCTGGGCATGCCTTGGCAACTGTACTTCTAAAAGGAATAGAAGGCGTAGTTAAAGTTACCATTATTCCAAGGGGGAAATCGTTAGGTGCTACGTGGAACAAACCGGAAGAACTGAAACTTTTGAGCCTTTCAAAACTCAAAAACGAAATAAAAATCATGTTGGCAGGCCGAGCTGCAGAAGACGTAATTTTTGAAGAGGTAACCTCTGGCGCATTGGATGACTTGGAAAGGGTAAGTAAGCAAGCTTATGGTATGATTGCCTATTATGGTCTTGGAGAAAAAGTTGGAAACATAAGCTACTATGACTCCTCTGGACAAGAAAGCTTCCAAAAACCATATAGCGAAGAAACTGGAAAAATGATAGACCAGGAAGTGAGAAAACTTGTAGATGAATGCTACCAGGATATTAAAAACATGTTTCTCAAACAGAAAAATAAATTAGAAAGCATTGGTAAAGTGCTTTTAGAAAAAGAAGTGATTTACCGTGATGATTTGAAAGAAATTCTAAAATAA
- a CDS encoding DUF2141 domain-containing protein, translating to MGKILRSLVLVLTCSLLSGGVFAQHGKLIIEMEGFRNDDGNVRLGLYNSEEDFLKDGGSYKRFYCEIEDGKCVVDTGELPFGEYAVALLHDENLNKKMDYSWMKIPKEGFGFSNNPKVKLSAPSFSDTKVTLDVPEKRIKITVKYM from the coding sequence ATGGGTAAAATATTAAGATCTCTGGTGTTGGTTTTAACTTGTTCGCTGCTGTCAGGTGGTGTTTTTGCTCAACATGGGAAGTTGATTATTGAAATGGAAGGGTTTAGAAACGATGATGGCAATGTACGGTTGGGGTTATATAACTCAGAAGAGGATTTTTTAAAAGATGGTGGTTCTTATAAAAGGTTCTATTGTGAAATTGAAGATGGTAAGTGTGTGGTTGATACAGGAGAATTACCTTTTGGAGAATATGCAGTGGCTTTGCTACATGACGAAAATCTAAATAAAAAAATGGACTATAGTTGGATGAAAATTCCTAAAGAAGGATTCGGATTTTCTAACAATCCGAAAGTGAAGCTAAGTGCTCCTTCTTTTAGCGATACCAAAGTAACTCTTGATGTCCCTGAAAAAAGAATAAAGATTACTGTTAAATATATGTGA
- a CDS encoding Dps family protein gives MEKLNTIGINNEKAKTLADKLNILLANYQIFYINTRGLHWNIKGKEFFELHAKFEELYSDLQVKNDELAERVLTLGYTPYHSYTDYLKHASIKEEANVTDGTQGVKSILAALRIILTLQREILELSGDADDEGTNALMSDYIREQEKLVWMYTAYLG, from the coding sequence ATGGAAAAGCTAAATACAATAGGAATTAATAATGAAAAAGCCAAGACGCTGGCAGACAAGCTGAACATTCTTTTAGCTAATTATCAAATATTCTATATTAACACCAGAGGTTTGCACTGGAATATTAAAGGTAAAGAGTTTTTCGAACTTCATGCTAAGTTTGAAGAATTGTATTCAGACTTGCAAGTGAAAAATGATGAACTAGCAGAGCGTGTATTGACCTTGGGGTACACCCCGTACCACAGTTATACAGATTACCTAAAACATGCTTCTATCAAGGAGGAAGCAAATGTGACAGATGGAACGCAAGGCGTGAAAAGCATTTTGGCAGCTCTTCGCATCATTCTCACTTTACAGCGGGAAATTTTGGAACTTTCTGGTGATGCCGATGACGAGGGAACCAATGCTCTGATGAGTGATTACATCAGAGAGCAAGAAAAGCTTGTATGGATGTATACTGCTTATTTAGGATAA
- a CDS encoding LysR family transcriptional regulator, with the protein MNYTLHQLQIFLKIAQLGSITKASEELFISQPAVSIQLKKFQEQFDIPLTEVVGRKLYVTDFGKEVAAAAEKIIDEAYAINYKALSFKGILSGSLKISVASTGQYVMPYFLADFIHKNKGVELKIDVTNKLRVIKSLEKNEIDFALISVLPDKPGIESEELVENKLYLVGNTRLETIPKTHSKSVLEELPLIYREVGSATRNVMERFIKENELSIKKKMELTSNEAVKQAVIAGLGYSVMPLIGIKNELNNGSLQIIPIDGLPIRSKWRLTWLKDKKMSPVATKFIHYIKSEKSNIIKNEFDWLKDY; encoded by the coding sequence ATGAACTATACCTTACACCAGCTACAAATCTTTTTAAAAATAGCTCAATTAGGCAGCATTACCAAAGCTTCAGAAGAGTTATTCATCAGTCAACCAGCAGTTTCCATACAACTAAAAAAGTTTCAAGAACAATTTGATATCCCGCTAACCGAAGTCGTGGGCAGAAAACTCTATGTAACCGATTTTGGAAAAGAAGTAGCTGCTGCTGCAGAAAAGATTATCGATGAAGCATATGCCATAAACTACAAAGCGCTCTCTTTTAAAGGTATTTTATCAGGCAGCCTTAAAATTTCTGTTGCTTCTACAGGACAATATGTAATGCCTTATTTTTTAGCTGATTTTATTCATAAAAACAAAGGAGTAGAACTAAAAATAGATGTAACCAACAAGCTGAGGGTAATAAAAAGTCTTGAGAAGAATGAAATAGATTTTGCCCTTATTTCTGTATTACCCGACAAGCCAGGGATAGAAAGTGAAGAACTGGTCGAGAACAAATTATATTTGGTAGGAAATACAAGACTGGAAACCATTCCAAAAACTCACTCTAAAAGCGTATTAGAAGAGCTTCCACTTATCTATAGAGAAGTTGGCTCTGCTACACGAAATGTCATGGAAAGGTTTATTAAAGAAAATGAACTTTCTATAAAAAAGAAGATGGAGTTAACTTCTAACGAAGCAGTAAAGCAAGCTGTAATAGCTGGTCTAGGCTATTCCGTCATGCCCCTCATTGGCATCAAAAATGAATTGAACAACGGGTCATTACAAATTATTCCTATTGATGGTTTGCCAATAAGGTCAAAGTGGCGCCTTACTTGGTTAAAAGACAAAAAAATGTCGCCTGTAGCAACGAAGTTTATACATTACATTAAAAGCGAAAAATCAAACATTATCAAAAACGAATTTGATTGGCTAAAGGATTATTAG
- a CDS encoding phosphoenolpyruvate carboxylase: MVKADNRMLSVFKSEVGNKFQLYNSLFTSLPFHKVERTGILLSMFLAHCEDGFGNGKSPEEIVNSFFDQYTSYKDDKNRNDLLFRFIQYTERQVVLFDALEDAAFSQVNDTNGPGTMRHLWSDVAVNDKYEELKEVVKKFSVRLVLTAHPTQFYPSSVLGIIHDLAKALQADNSAVINSYLQQLGITPFLKKERPTPFDEAKSLIWFLQNTFYPAVGKIYTSLKQHFPEILDLHNPVVRLGFWPGGDRDGNPFVKADTTLKVADELRTAIVVSYYREVRRLSRRLTFKNVAAPLKALEEKLYNNIFVPGHEADISKEEIVDTLLSIKQVLEDRYNGFFATEVDALIAQVEVFGLYFATLDIRQDSSVHMEILQQVAEKTDALPENYNDLSDKEKADLLLSISKEVSPSDFSDELHEDTIKTMHAVKTIQQINGEEGCHRYIISHSTKALSVLEAYGLFLLSGWKKEELNIDIVPLFETIDDLKAAPAVMEELYTTEGYKSHLKRRRNIQTIMLGFSDGTKDGGYLMANYSIYKAKKELTEISRKYDVEVVFFDGRGGPPARGGGKTHQFYASMGGDIENKEIQLTIQGQTISSNFGNSDSAQYNLEQLLHAGINNALFRNNDVTLTDEDAVTLQELSEESYNAFKELKHNEDFLDYLNYFSPLRYYAEANIASRPSKRNKDKKLSLDDLRAVPYVGSWSQIKQNLPGFYGVGSALDKFKKQGKWDKVVQLYKNSAYFRALIGNCEMAMTKAFFPLTQSFGKHEKYGYLWNDFHDEYQRTIKLVLELTGEEELMDNKPVDKLSIQMRQRIELPLTTIQQFALAKIRQADEQESIANLKEVYERMVIRCSFGIINAERNSA, from the coding sequence ATGGTAAAAGCAGATAACAGAATGTTGTCGGTGTTTAAAAGTGAAGTAGGGAATAAATTTCAGCTTTATAATAGTTTGTTTACATCCCTTCCTTTTCATAAAGTAGAAAGAACAGGTATTTTACTTTCTATGTTTTTGGCACACTGTGAAGATGGATTTGGAAATGGGAAAAGTCCAGAAGAGATTGTAAACTCTTTTTTTGATCAATACACCTCTTACAAGGACGATAAAAACCGTAACGATTTACTGTTTAGGTTTATTCAATATACAGAGCGGCAGGTAGTACTTTTCGACGCCTTGGAAGATGCCGCCTTTTCTCAGGTCAATGATACCAATGGCCCAGGTACTATGAGGCATTTGTGGTCAGATGTTGCTGTAAACGACAAGTATGAAGAATTAAAAGAAGTTGTTAAAAAATTTTCTGTAAGACTTGTGCTAACAGCTCACCCAACACAGTTTTATCCAAGCTCAGTGTTAGGTATTATACATGATTTGGCTAAGGCTTTACAAGCTGATAATAGTGCTGTAATTAATTCATATTTACAGCAATTAGGTATTACTCCTTTCTTAAAGAAAGAAAGGCCAACACCTTTTGATGAGGCCAAGAGTTTGATATGGTTCCTTCAGAATACGTTTTATCCTGCTGTTGGTAAAATTTATACTTCATTAAAACAACATTTCCCGGAAATCCTTGACCTTCATAACCCTGTGGTGCGTTTAGGCTTCTGGCCAGGTGGCGATAGAGATGGAAACCCTTTTGTAAAGGCTGACACTACTTTAAAAGTTGCTGACGAGCTAAGAACTGCCATTGTTGTTTCTTATTACCGTGAGGTGAGACGATTAAGCAGGAGACTGACATTTAAAAATGTAGCTGCTCCTTTAAAGGCCTTAGAAGAAAAGTTGTATAACAACATATTTGTTCCTGGTCATGAGGCTGATATTTCAAAAGAGGAAATTGTTGATACCTTATTAAGTATTAAACAAGTATTGGAAGACAGGTACAATGGTTTCTTTGCTACGGAGGTAGATGCTTTAATAGCTCAGGTAGAGGTGTTTGGGCTATATTTTGCAACACTGGATATTCGTCAGGATAGTTCAGTACACATGGAGATCCTTCAGCAGGTTGCAGAAAAAACAGATGCGCTTCCTGAAAATTACAATGATCTTTCAGATAAAGAAAAAGCTGATCTTTTATTAAGTATTTCAAAAGAGGTTTCACCTTCTGATTTTAGCGATGAGCTGCACGAAGATACCATCAAAACCATGCATGCTGTTAAAACTATTCAGCAGATCAATGGTGAAGAGGGTTGTCACCGCTATATTATTAGCCACTCTACCAAAGCTTTAAGTGTACTAGAAGCTTATGGGCTTTTCCTTTTGAGTGGATGGAAGAAAGAAGAACTAAATATTGATATTGTTCCTTTATTTGAAACAATAGATGATTTAAAAGCTGCTCCTGCAGTTATGGAAGAGCTTTATACCACAGAAGGATATAAATCACATCTGAAGCGCAGAAGGAATATACAAACAATCATGTTGGGCTTTTCTGACGGTACCAAAGATGGAGGTTATCTGATGGCCAACTACAGCATTTATAAAGCTAAAAAAGAGCTTACTGAAATCTCCAGAAAATATGATGTAGAGGTTGTTTTCTTTGACGGTAGGGGAGGCCCTCCTGCTCGTGGTGGTGGTAAAACCCATCAATTTTATGCTTCAATGGGTGGTGATATTGAAAACAAAGAGATTCAATTAACAATACAGGGGCAAACTATCAGTTCGAACTTTGGGAACAGCGACTCTGCTCAATATAACCTAGAGCAGTTGCTGCATGCTGGTATTAACAATGCCCTTTTCAGGAACAATGATGTTACATTGACTGATGAGGATGCTGTTACCCTTCAAGAGTTGTCAGAAGAAAGCTATAACGCCTTCAAAGAATTAAAGCACAACGAAGATTTTCTTGACTACTTGAACTATTTCAGCCCATTAAGATACTATGCAGAAGCGAATATAGCTAGTCGACCTTCTAAAAGGAATAAAGATAAAAAACTTTCCCTCGATGATTTGAGAGCAGTACCATATGTAGGTTCTTGGAGTCAAATCAAGCAAAATCTTCCTGGTTTCTATGGTGTTGGATCTGCTTTAGATAAGTTTAAGAAGCAAGGTAAATGGGACAAGGTCGTGCAGCTTTATAAAAATTCCGCTTATTTTAGGGCCTTGATTGGCAATTGTGAAATGGCCATGACCAAAGCATTTTTCCCTCTTACGCAGAGTTTTGGCAAGCACGAAAAGTATGGTTATCTGTGGAATGATTTCCACGATGAGTATCAACGTACCATAAAATTGGTATTGGAGCTTACCGGAGAGGAAGAATTAATGGATAATAAGCCTGTAGATAAACTGTCAATACAAATGCGCCAGAGAATTGAATTGCCATTGACTACTATTCAGCAATTCGCATTGGCAAAAATTAGACAGGCCGATGAGCAAGAGTCTATAGCTAATTTGAAAGAAGTGTATGAAAGGATGGTAATACGGTGTTCTTTTGGCATAATTAACGCAGAAAGAAATTCGGCCTAA
- the accB gene encoding acetyl-CoA carboxylase biotin carboxyl carrier protein: MNIKEIKEVLKQIYEAGLQQVEFETSDVKIKVKRDPEVTEKNFIVPGPVQSLPQAPAATQAAPSAPVAEPSAPVNPPVQPDDANLVPVKSPMTGTFYASSAPDQPALVSVGTEVKPGQALCIIEAMKLFNEIESETSGVVEKILVKDGQAVELDQTLFLLKA; the protein is encoded by the coding sequence ATGAATATTAAGGAAATTAAAGAGGTTTTAAAGCAGATTTATGAAGCAGGCTTGCAGCAGGTGGAGTTTGAAACCTCTGATGTTAAAATTAAGGTGAAGCGTGATCCTGAAGTAACAGAAAAAAACTTTATAGTTCCAGGACCTGTACAAAGCTTACCACAAGCGCCGGCAGCCACCCAAGCTGCACCATCAGCTCCAGTAGCGGAACCTTCAGCGCCGGTCAATCCTCCAGTGCAACCTGATGATGCAAATCTTGTCCCTGTTAAATCACCTATGACAGGCACTTTTTATGCTTCTTCGGCACCGGATCAACCAGCACTTGTTTCAGTAGGGACTGAAGTTAAACCAGGACAAGCCTTGTGCATTATTGAAGCGATGAAGCTTTTTAATGAAATAGAGTCTGAAACTTCTGGTGTTGTAGAGAAAATTCTGGTCAAAGATGGACAAGCGGTAGAGTTAGACCAGACGTTGTTCTTGCTAAAGGCTTGA
- the accC gene encoding acetyl-CoA carboxylase biotin carboxylase subunit: MFKKILIANRGEIALRVIRTCKELGIKTVAVYSTADKNSLHVRFADEAICIGSPQSKDSYLKIHSIIAAAEITNADAIHPGYGFLSENAAFSSACRDHNIKFIGATPDQINGMGDKSNAKDTMIKAGVPTVPGSAGLIKSVEKAKVTAKEIGYPVMLKATAGGGGKGMKIVWEESELENALTKAMQEAEAAFGNAGMYMEKFIEEPRHIEIQIIGDQYGNVAHLSERDCSVQRRHQKLIEESPSPFMTPELREQMGQAAIKAAKAVDYEGVGTIEFLVDKNRNFYFMEMNTRIQVEHPVTEEVTNLDLIAEQIKVAAGHKISGESLYPQKYSIECRINAEDPDHNFRPSPGKITGLHKPGGYGVRVDSHIHSGYEIPPYYDSMVAKLITSGRTREEAIDRMHRALNEFIVEGIKTTIPFHIKVMENEDFRSGNYTTKFIETFKP, translated from the coding sequence ATGTTCAAAAAAATACTAATAGCAAATAGGGGCGAGATAGCTCTAAGGGTGATCCGTACGTGCAAAGAGTTGGGCATTAAAACGGTAGCCGTTTATTCTACCGCAGATAAGAATAGTCTGCATGTTAGGTTTGCAGATGAGGCTATTTGTATAGGAAGTCCACAGAGTAAGGATTCTTATCTTAAGATTCATAGTATTATTGCGGCTGCGGAAATTACCAATGCTGATGCTATTCACCCTGGTTATGGTTTTTTGTCTGAAAATGCCGCTTTTTCTTCTGCTTGTAGGGATCACAATATCAAGTTTATAGGGGCTACTCCTGATCAGATCAATGGCATGGGTGATAAATCTAATGCTAAAGATACGATGATTAAAGCAGGCGTTCCTACGGTTCCAGGTTCTGCAGGGTTAATTAAAAGTGTAGAGAAAGCAAAAGTTACTGCCAAAGAAATAGGTTATCCAGTAATGCTAAAAGCTACGGCAGGTGGTGGTGGAAAGGGAATGAAGATTGTATGGGAGGAGTCTGAGTTGGAGAATGCCTTGACCAAAGCTATGCAGGAAGCAGAGGCCGCTTTTGGTAATGCCGGAATGTATATGGAGAAGTTTATTGAGGAGCCAAGGCATATAGAAATACAAATAATTGGAGATCAATATGGAAATGTGGCACATTTATCTGAAAGAGATTGTTCTGTGCAGAGAAGGCATCAGAAACTGATAGAAGAGTCTCCATCTCCATTTATGACCCCTGAGTTAAGAGAGCAAATGGGGCAGGCTGCCATCAAGGCTGCTAAAGCTGTTGATTACGAAGGCGTAGGTACCATTGAGTTTCTTGTTGATAAAAACAGGAACTTTTATTTCATGGAAATGAATACCCGTATTCAGGTTGAGCACCCTGTAACCGAAGAGGTTACCAATCTTGACTTAATAGCCGAGCAGATAAAAGTTGCCGCCGGACATAAAATTTCTGGTGAAAGCTTATACCCTCAAAAGTATTCGATTGAGTGTAGGATTAATGCAGAAGACCCAGATCATAACTTTAGGCCATCGCCGGGTAAAATTACTGGTCTGCATAAGCCTGGAGGCTACGGCGTAAGGGTAGATTCTCATATTCATTCTGGGTATGAAATTCCTCCTTACTATGACTCTATGGTTGCCAAACTCATTACTTCTGGCAGAACAAGAGAAGAAGCTATTGACAGGATGCACAGGGCGCTAAATGAGTTCATTGTGGAAGGTATTAAAACTACCATTCCTTTTCATATTAAAGTAATGGAAAACGAAGATTTCCGTAGCGGAAATTATACTACTAAATTTATTGAGACCTTTAAACCTTAA